CTGGCCAGCGCCTGAACTTCAAGGTCAAGGTTGTCGACGTGCGTGACGCCAGCGAAGAAGAAATCGCTCACCGTCACATCCACGGTGAAGGTGGCCATCACCACTGATTTTCTGCGCTAAGCTCAGAGAGTCGCCAGGCGCTCGGGCAAGCCGGACTTGCCCTCCTCGGGAGGGTGGACGGTTTGGCCGCGCGCCTTTTTCGTGGGCGGGATTCGCCCCTGCGGCAATCGGAACCTGAGAGGGGATTTCATCATGAGTGCATTTCACGACCTGACGTTGAAGGCGCTGAACGGCGAGGACCTGCCCCTTGCACCGTTCAAGGGCCAGGTGGTGCTGGTGGTCAATGTCGCCTCCAAGTGCGGCCTGACGCCGCAGTACGCTTCGCTGGAAAAGCTGCACCAGCAGTACAAGGGCCAGGGCTTCAACGTGCTCGGCCTGCCGTGCAACCAGTTCGCAGGCCAGGAGCCTGGCAGCGACAAGGAAATCCAGGATTTCTGCAGCCTCAACTACGGCGTGAGCTTCCCGCTGGGGGCCAAGCTCGAGGTCAACGGCGCGCAACGCCATTCGCTGTATCGCCTGCTGGCGGGCGAAGGCGCCGAGTTCCCCGGCGACATCACCTGGAACTTCGAAAAGTTCCTGGTCGGCAAGGATGGCCGGGTTCTGGCACGCTTCGCCCCGCGTACCGCGCCAGACGATCCGACCGTGGTGCAGGCGATTGAGAAAGCGCTGGCCTGATCACGGGCTGCCCAGCGCCGGCTCGCCGGCTTCCACGGAAGGGCGCTTTGCCTGTGGACGGCGCGGTCGGTGTGGGAGCCGGCTTGTCGTGGCGACGAACCGCGGTGAAAGGGCCGCAAGGCGGCCCCGGGCGATCTAGAACGCTACCGACGTCTGCACGTATAGCGTGCGCGGCTCACCCACGTACTTGCCCTTGTTGTTGTCGTCGAACGAGCGGGTGTAGTACTCGCGGTTGAACAGGTTCTTCACCCCCACCGCCACCTTCAGGTTCGAAAGCGCAGGGCCGAAGTCATAGCCGGCGCGGGTGCTGACCAGCATGTAGCCGGGGATGCGCCCGGTGCTGCCGTCGGCACTCTCGCTGCCGGTGTTGGCGTTGTCGGCGTACTGGCTGCTCTGGAAGCTGCTGTCCAGGTTCAACTGCCACGGGCCTTCGGTGTAGCCGATGCCCAGCGTGCCCTTGTGGCGCGACGAGAACGGCACCTGGTTGCCCTTGTTCGGGCCGTCTTCACGAATGGTGGCGTCGACGAAGGCGTAGCCGGCATGCACGTCGAAGCCGGCCAGGGCCGGGCTCAGGCCGTCGAGGGCGTAGCGCACGCTGGTCTCGATGCCCTGGTGGCGGGTTTCGCCACGGGCGATCACCGAATCGTTGGTCTGGTTGCTTTCGTACTGGTTGTCGAAATTGATCAGGAACGCGCCGATCTCTGCCTGCAGGTCGCCATTGTCGTAGCGGGTGCCGACTTCCCAGGTGCGCGCCTTCTCCGGTTTCACCTCGCCACTGCTGACCCGGTTGGGCATCTGGCTGTACTGCACGCTGCCGAACGAGCCTTCGGTGTTGGCGTACAGGTTCCAGTTGTCGGTGAGGTGGTACATCACGTTCAGTGCGGGCAAGGCGGTGTTGTAGCTGCCTTGGTACTGCTGGCCGTTGAGCTTGTTGCTCTGCCGCGAGTCGATCATCTCGTAGCGGATGCCCGGGGTGATGGTCCAGCGGCCGATATCGATACGGTCGTCCAGATAGATGGCGTGGGCTTCGGTGCTGCCGCGGGTGTCGCGGTCGTTGCGGCTGGCGGTGGTCGGCAGGGCGCCGTTGACCGGTTCGCGGTAACGCAGTTCATGGCCGGCTTCGTTGACGTAGCGATAGCCGATGCCCAGTTCGTGCCAGCTTTCGCCCAGGGCCAGGCCCTGCGAGAAACGCGTTTCGATGCCGCGCACCCAGTACTCGCGCGGCGACAGCGAGACGAAGCTGCCCTGGTCCAGGTAGCCGCTGCGCAGGGTCTTGGTGAAGAAGCTGTTGACGCTGAACTGGCGGTCGTCCTGCTTGTAGTCGTAACCGAAGTTGAACAGGGTGCGACGGCCCCAGAACTTGTCCTTCAGGCGCGTCGACTGGTACGGATCGGCGTCGAAGTCCGCCGTGCTGAGGCCGCCGGGCATCTCGGCCTCGCCCTCGTAGTACTGGGCCATGGCGTGCAGGCTGTTGGCTTCGTCCAGTTGCAGCTTGCCCTTGAGCATCAGGTCGTCGATCTGCGTGTCGCTGTGCTCGCGCCAGTCACTGCCACGGGTGCCGGAGTAGAGCAGGGCGCCGCCCAGGCCGCTGGCGTTGGTGCCGCCGATCAGCAGGTTGGCGCTGTTCTTCAGGCCATCCTGGCTGGACGACGGGCTGAGCTGGTTCTGCATCGCCGCCTTGAAGGTGGCCTCTTCGGGAATGGCGCGGGTGACGAAGTTGACGATGCCGCCGACGTTCTGCGGCCCGTAGCGCACCGCGCCGCCGCCGCGCACCACGTCCACGGCGTCCATGTTGCCCAGGCTGATCGGCGCCAGCGACAGCTGCGGCTGGCCGTAGGGGGCGAAGGGCACCGGGATGCCATCCATCAGCACGGTGGAGCGCGAGGCCAGGCGCGGATTGAGGCCGCGGATGCCGAAGTTCAGCGCCAGGTCGTGGCTGCCGGTGCCGTTGTTTTCCGGGGCGTTGACGCCGGGGATGCGGTTGAGCACTTCGCGGGCACTGCTGGCGCCGCTGCGTTCGAATTCATCGCGACGCACCACGTCGCGGGCACCGGGGTGCTCGAAGACGTTGTCCTGGCGGGCCTCGGCCAGCCAATCGCCGACCACGGTCGAGGCGCCCAGTTCGACCGCCGCATTGCCGCCGGTGGCCGGCAGCGGTTGCAGGCTGTAGGCGTTGTCGACCTCCTGACGCGCCTGCAGGCCACTGCCGCGCAGCAGGGCGTCCAGGCCCTGGCCGACCTCGTACTGGCCTTCCAGGCCAGGGCTGTTCAGGCCCTGGGTGAGGCCGGGGCTGAACGAGATCAGCGCACCGCTTTCGCGACCGAACTGGTTCAGGGCCTGTTCCAGTGTGCCGGGCGCGATGTGGTAGTCACGGGGCTCGCCGGCGAGGGCGAACGGGGCGGCGAGGATCAGGGCGTAGGCGAGGGGGCTGAGGCGCAGGGGCATGTGACGGAGGTCCTGTGACAAGGGGTTCTGCCTTCTCTGTCACGCGAGGTTCGGGAAATGGCTCAACGGGTTGGAAAAAAGATCGAGCAGGTTATGTCTGCCGTTTGCTGCTTAGCCGGTTGACGCCGCCTCGAGCGACACCCAGTACCGGGTGAACCGCCGCACCTTCACCGGTAGTGTCACCTCCAGCATTTCCAGGATCCGCTCACTGTCGGCCAGTGGATACGACCCGGAAATCCGCAGGTCGGCGACGCTTTCGCTGCAACCCAGCTGGCCGAGCCGATAACGCCCAAGCTCGGCGAGAAAATCGCTCAGGCGCATCTGCGACACCACCAGCATGCCGTCCACCCAGGCCGCGCGGTTGGGGTCGAGCGGCGCGATGGCCTGCCAGCCGCCCATGGCAAACCGTGCCTGGTGGCCGGCCAGCAGCGGTGTGCCGGCCACGCTGGCGCTGCCGCTGAACACCGAGACCAGGCTGAAACCGTCGAACTGGCGCACATCGAAGCGCCCGCTTTCCAGGCGCAGCTCGCCCTGGGCCGTGGCCAGGCGCAGTGGACGGGGATCGTTTTGCACTTCGAGCAACAACTCGCCCTCCTGCAATCGCACCCGGCGCTGCTGGCCGTCGAAGCGCACATCGGCGGCGCTGCGGGTGTTCAGGTGCAGCTGGCTGCCGTCGTCGAGGGTCAGGCGGCGGCGCTGGCCGACCGGGCTGCGGTAGTCGGCCATCAGCCCGGGCAGTGGATTGTGCTGCTGCAGGCCCAGCCCGGCGGCACTGGCCACGCCGGCCAGCAGCAAGACCTTGAGGGCGCGGCGCCGGGCGGGTGAGGGTGGTGCCTGCAGGGTGGCGTGGACCACTGGCGCGGTCACGCCGCGCAGGCGCTGGTTGACCTGCTGGATATGCGCCCAGGCGCGCTGGTGCTCGCTGTCTGCCTGCAGCCAGTGCTGCAGGGCCTGGTGCTGGTCGAAATCGGCACTCTGCGACTCGATCAGCCAGTGCACCGCCTGTTCGGCGATCTGCGCCGAGAACGTGCCGTTCACAGGGCGAAGTAGCAGCGTAGGGCTGCCTTGTGCAGGTAGCGCTTGACCGTGGCCAGGGAGATGCCCAGCTCACGGGCGATCTCGCCCTGGCCCAGGCCGTCGACCTGGGCCAGCAGGAAGGCGCGCTTGACCAGCGCCGGCAGGCCGTCCAGCAGGCGGTCGAGCTCCAGCAGGGTATCGAAGATAAGGGCTTTGTCTTCCTCGCTCGGTGCCACCTGTTCGGGCACCTGGGCCAGGGCCTCGAGGTAGGCGCGCTCCAGTTCCTGGCGGCGGAAGTGGTTGCACAGCACACGCTTGGCCACGGTGGTGAGGAAGGCACGGGGCTCGATCAGTTGCGGCGCTTCGCGGGCCTGGAGCAAGCGCACGTAGGTGTCCTGTGCCAGGTCGGCGGCGCTTTGCGGGCAACCCAGACGTCGTCGCAGCCAACCGGTCAGCCAGCTGTGGTGGGCGATGTAGAGGCCTTCGACGGTGGAAGAGAGGGCGCTGGGCACCGATGCGACTCCGGCGCACAAGGCGCAACTGGAAGTAAGAATTGTTCGCATTGTATTCATGCCGCCGCTGTTCGGCAATTGCTGCCGACGCAAGGCATGCGACCGTTTGCGCCGGCATGCTTTGCTTATGAGAATTGAAATCATTAGTATTGCAACCCCCATTCCCGGACCCTCGCCATGAAGAGCAAAGCCGCCGGCCTTCCCCTGAGCTACCGCCTGGCCGTGACCTCACGCAGCCTGGCCGCGCTGCTGGGTGGCTACCTGCTGGCGTCGATGGCCAGTGTCTGCATCACCCTGCTGGCGCCGATGACCCAGGCCGACGCGACGATGACCGGGATGATGCTGTCATTCGTCTTCTACCTGATCGCCTTCATCTGGTGCTTCGCCTGCCGCAGCGCCTGGCGCGCCTGGCTGGGCATGCTGCTGCCAAGCATGGTGCTGGGGCTGATCAACGCACTGGCCTACTGGATGAACCTGCCATGAAAGAAGGCTTCCGCCAGGCCATGGCCTGGCTGCACACCTGGACCGGCCTGATCTTCGGCTGGCTGCTGTTCGCCATCTTCCTCACCGGGACGCTGTCGTACTTCAAGGACGAGATCAGCCACTGGACCCAGCCCGAGGTGCAGAGCCATCCGCTGGACCCTGTGACCAGTCTCGGCCTGGCCCAGCGTTACCTCGAAACCAATGCCAGCCATGCCAGCACCTGGTTCATCCGCCTGCCCAGCGAGCGCGAGGCGGCGTTGAGCGTCAGCTGGCGCGATCCGAACGGTGGTGGGCGGCGTGGTTTCACCGACAAGGAGCTCGACGCGCGCACTGGCGAGGCGGTCGAGGCCCGCGACAGCCGGGGCGGCGAGTTCTTCTACCGCTTCCACTTCCAACTGCAGATGCCCCACCCATGGGGGCGCTGGCTGTCGACCTTCTGCGCCTTCATCATGCTATTGGGGCTGGTCACCGGGATCATCACCCACAAGAAGATCTTCAAGGAGTTCTTCACCTTCCGCCCGGGCAAGGGCCAGCGGTCCTGGCTCGACGGCCACAACGCCATCGGTGTGCTGGTGCTGCCGTTCCACCTGATGATCAGCTACAGCAGCCTGGTGATCTTCATGTACATGGTCATGCCGGCCAGCATCCTGGCCAGCTACGGCGACAGCAGCGGCTACTTCAACGATGTGTTCGGCCGCGACGAGGTGCCCGAGGCGGTTGCCCAGGCCGCGCCGCTGGCGCCGTTGACCGAGCTGTATGCCAAGGTCCAGGAACAGGCGCCGGGGGCGCGCATGGGCTACATCCAGGTGCACAACCCCGGTGACCGCAACGCCCGGGTCACCTTCACCCGCGCCTCGGCCGACAGTGTCGCCTACCAGCGCAGCGCCATCTGGACCTTTGATGGCGTCAGTGGCGAGCTGCTGCGCCGCGGCGCGCCGGAAAGCGCGGCGATGACCACCTCGTTCACCTTCGTCGGCCTGCACATGGGCAACTTCGCCGGGCCCTGGCTGCGCTGGCTGTACTTCGCCTTCGGCGTGGCCGGCACCGCGGTGATCGGCACCGGGCTGGTGATGTGGCTGGGCAAGCGCCAGCTCAAGCATGCCAAGAGCGCGCGCATGCCCGGCGAGCTGCGCCTGGTCGAAGTGCTGAACATCGCCAGCATGAGCGGCCTGTTGCTGGGCGTGGCGGCGTTCTTCTGGGCCAATCGCCTGTTGCCGGCAACGTTGGAAGGGCGGGCTGACTGGGAGATCAACGGCTTCTTCCTGGCCTGGGGCGCGTCGTTGCTCCACGCCATGTTGAGGAGCGGGCGCCGCGCCTGGGGCGAACAACTGACGCTGGGCGCGCTGGCGTTCGCCTTGCTGCCGTTGCTCAACGCGCTGACCTACGACAAGGGGCTGGATCACTCCATCGCCGCCGGTGACTGGGCCATGGCCGGTTTCGACCTGACGGCCCTGGCCACCGGCCTGTTCCTGGCCTGGGCCGCCGGCAAGATGCTGCGCGCGCCCAAGCCGGCCACCAAGCGTGTACCACGCGCCGCCAAGACCGTGGAGGCGAGCTGATGCTGGGGGTTGCGCTGATGGGCTTCGCCGGTTTTGCCGGCCTGTGCCTGGCCATGGAAAAACACTTCAACGACCTGCTTGGGCGCAAGCCCACGGGGCGGCAGCTGCGAGCCTTGAAAATCACGGGCTGGGCGTTGCTGCTGCTGTCGTTGATCCTCGCCGTGCATGGGCGCGGCTGGGCCCTGGGCCTGGTGGAGTGGATCGCCGTGCTGATGGCCGGGGTGACCCTGTGGGTGTTCGGCCTGCCCTACCAACCGCGGCTGTTGCTCGGAGCGGCGCTTGCCAGCCTGGTACTCGGGCCGCTGCTGGCCGTGCTGGCGGTCTAGCCCCTTGAGCGACTCCGAGGCCGGCGGCGGGCGGGCACGCTTCCTCCAGGTGTTCCTCGCCCAGCGTGCGCGCATGGAGGCGCTGGTCAGCCGCCGTGTCGGCTGCCGCGCCACGGCGTCGGACCTGGTGCAGGATCTGTTCCTGCGCTTCTGGCGGCGCCCCGAGGTGAAGGTCGAGGCGCTCGATACCTACCTGCTGCGCAGCGCCAGCAACCTGGCCATCGACTACCTGCGCAGCGAAGGCAGCCGCGACCGCGCCGCCGAGGGTTTGCACGAACCCGATGAAACGCATTGTGCCCAGGCGCCCGAGCAGGCCCTGGAGGTCGACCACGACCTGCAACGTATCGAGGCTGCCTTGCGGGCATTGCCCGAACGCACCCGGCAGATCTTCCTGCTCAGCCGCATCCATGGCTGCACCTACGGCGAGATCGCCAAGGCCATGCAGTTGTCCCAGAGCGCAGTGGAAAAGCATATGATGCGCGCCCTCGAAGCGTGCAAGGCGAGTGTCGCCGAACCCGCGTCCCCATTGCGCCGGCCAGGGAGCGCCCGTCGATGAGTGTTGAACCGCCGATCACTGCCGCCCAGTCCCAGGCCGCCCTGCGCTGGCTGGGGCGCATCCAGCAGCAGCCGGCGCAGGCCGAGGGCGCGGCGTTCAAGCGCTGGTTGCTGGAGAGCCCCGCCCACCGCCAGGCCTATGCCGAGGCCCAGGCGCTCTGGCGCCTGAGCGAGGCGCCGGCGGCGCGGCTGGCGGCCGAGGAACACCAAGGTCTGCAAGCGTACCTGGAGGCCATGCGCCGGCCCGAGCGCAAGCGACCGTGGCGCGGCCTGGCGGTGGCGGCGAGCCTGGTCCTGGCGCTGGGATTCGCGGCAGGCTGGCAGCCACAGTTCTGGCTGCAGGACTTGCGCGCCGACTACACCAGCGGGGCGCAGGTGCGCCAGGTGACCCTGGCCGATCGTTCGCAACTGACCCTGGATGCCGGCACTGCCGTGGCAGTGGATTTCACCCAGGGCGAGCGGCGTGTGCGGTTGCTGCGCGGCGCCGCGTTCTTCGAGGTGACCCATACCGGCGAACCGTTCCTGGTGGATGCCCAAGGCGGCGAAGTGCGGGTGCTGGGGACCCAGTTCGAGGTGCGCGGGCAGGGTGACGGCGCGCAGGTCACGGTGCGCAGCGGGCGGGTGGCGGTGACGGCCAGCGCTGGACAGCAAGCCCGCGAACTGACGGCCAATCAGCAGATGGCCTATGCCGCAGGCGTGGCCGGCACGGTCGAGGGAGTGGACAGCGACAGCCGGCTGGCCTGGCGGCAGGGCTGGCTGAACTACTACCAGGTGCCATTGGCACAGGTGATCGAGGACCTGGGACGCTATTACCCCGGGCGAATCCTGTTGCTCGACGACGAGCTGGCGCAGCGTAAGGTCAGTGGCAGTTTCCCAGCAGGGGAGCCGCTGGCCGCGTTGGATTCGCTGGGCAAGGTGATGGGGTTTTCGCGGCAGACGGTTTTGGGGCGGTTGACCGTTCTGCGTTGATCGCGGGGCAGAAAAATATTTCGATCAGGTGATGAGGTACCCCACGCCGGCATCCGTGTAGTGAGTGGAAGTGCGATTCATTCGCATACGATCATCCCGCCCACAGGTCCGCGTCCATGAAGTTCACCCCGCGTTGCGTCTCGCTCTGGTTCGGCCTCTGCAGCTTGTCCGTTATGGCCGTCGTGCCCCATGCCGTGGCCGCCCAGCAGAGCCAGGTCTATGCCTTCGCCCAGCCCAGCCAGCCGCTGGCCCAGGCACTCAACGCCTTCAGCCGTACCACCGGGCAGAGCGTGGTCTATACCCTGACGCTACCGGACCTGCGGGCCCCGGCGCTGAACGGCACCTTCGACGCCGAGCAGGCGCTGCAGCAGCTGCTCGGCAACTCGGGCCTGGCCTGGCGTCGCCTCGACGCGCGCACCCTGACCCTGGAGCCGCTCGACACCTCCGGCGCACTGAACCTGCAGGCCACCACCATCAATTCGCAACTGGACGACTACAGCTACCAGCCGCCGGCCAGCGCCTCGATCATGCGCGGCCAGGGCGCGACCCTGGACATCCCGCAGGCCGTGAACGTGGTCCCGGCCCAGGTGATCCGCGACCAGGCACCGCGCAACCTGGACGATGCCCTGTACAACGTCAGCGGCATCACCCAGGGCAACAACTTCGGCGGTACCGCCGACACCGTGATGAAGCGTGGCTTCGGCGACAACCGCGACGGCTCGATCATGCGCGACGGCATGCCGATCGTGCAGGGCCGCGCGCTCAATGCCAGCACCGAACGGGTCGAAGTGCTCAAGGGCCCGGCCTCGCTGCTCTACGGCATCCAGGACCCGGGTGGGGTGATCAACGTGGTCAGCAAGCGCCCGCAACTTACCCAGTACAACGCCCTGACCCTGCGCGGCTCGACCTACGGCAGCGGCAAGAACGGCAGCGGCGGCGGCCTGGACAGCACGGGTGCGCTGGGGGAGAGCAACCTGGCCTATCGCCTGATCGTCGATCACGAGGATGAAGACTACTGGCGCAACTTCGGCGTGCATCGCGAATCACTGGTGGCGCCGTCGCTGGCCTGGTATGGCGAGGACACCCAGGTGGTGCTGGCCTATGAGCACCGCGAGTTTCGCTATCCGTTCGACCGCGGTACCGCCTTCGGCAGCGACGGCCACCCGCTGAACATACCCGCCACCCGCCGCCTGGACGAGCCGTTCAACGACATGGAGGGCCGCTCCGACCTGTACCGCCTGGAAATCGACCATCAGTTGGATGACGCATGGAAGCTGCACGTCGGCTACAGCTTCAACCGCGAGACCTACGATGCCAGCCAGGTGCGCGTGACCGGCGTGGATGAAAGCAAGAGTACGCTGTCGCGCAGTATCGACGGCACCCGGGGCGCACTGAGCCGCGACCAGTTCGCCACCTTCAGCCTCAACGGCAGCGTCGAGCTGGCCGGCATGCGCCACGACCTGGTGCTGGGTGCCGATCACGAGGACCGCAAGGTCTATCGCGCCGACCTGATCCGCCAGAACAGCCGCTCGACCTTCAGCTACCTGAACCCGGTCTATGGCCGCGAAGTGGAAGGCACCAGCGTGCGCGCCAGCGACAGCGACCAGACCGACAAGCTGCGCACCGATTCGCTGTTCCTGCAGGACGCCTGGCACCTGGACGAGCACTGGATCCTGGTGGCCGGCGGGCGTTTCCAGCAGTACGACCAGTACGCCGGCCGCGGCCGACCGTTCAACGTCAACACCGACACCAGCGACCAGACCTGGGTGCCCCATGCGGGCGTGGTCTACAAGGTCGATGACCAGCTGTCGTTCTATGCCAGCTACAGCGAGTCGTTCAAGCCCAACTCGACCATCGCCCCGCTGAGCATCGGCGGTGGCCGTACCCTGACCCTGGACTCTGGGGTCGCGCCGGAGGAGGGCAAGTCGTGGGAGCTGGGGGCCAAGCTCGACGTGCCGGGCGCGGTGACCGGTACCTTGGCGCTGTTCGACATCACCAAGCGCAACGTGCTGGTGGCCGATGGCGATACCCAGCCGGGGACCATTCTCTACAGCAACGCGGGGGAAGTCCGCTCACGGGGTGTCGAGCTGGACCTGACCGGCCAGCTCAGCGAGCGCTGGAGCCTGATCGGCGCCTATGCCTTCACTGACGCCGAGGTCACCAAGGACCCGCAGCTCAAGGGCAATCGCCTGCAAAACGTCGCCCGCCACAGTGGCTCGCTTTCGGCGGTATACGACTACGGCAGCCTGTTCGGCGGTGATCGCCTGCGCCTGGGGGCCGGTGCGCGCTATGTGGGTGAGCGTGCGGGCAACGCGACAAACGACTTCGACTTGCCGGCCTACACCGTGGCCGATGCCTTTGCCAGCTACGAAACCAAGCTGGACGAGCACAAGGTGCGCCTGCAGTTGAACGTGAAGAACCTGTTCGACAAGGTGTACTACAGCTCGGCGGTGAACCGTTACTTCGTCGCGGTGGGGGATGCGCGGCAAGTCAGCCTGTCGAGCACTCTGGAGTTCTGATCAGCGGGGCCGCAATGCGGCCCCAGGATCAACTGGCGAATGCCGCCCGATACGCCCCCGGCGTCGCTCCCAATGCCTGGCGAAACCGGTTGCTGAAGTGACTGGCACTGGCAAACCCGCACAGCAGCGCCACTTCGCCCAGGGGCAGGGTGCCCATGCGCAGCAAGCGACACGCCCTTTGCAGCCGCCGGGCCAGCAGGTACTGATGCGGCGGCAGGCCGAAGCTCGCCCGGAACATCCGCGCGAAGTGGTACTCGGACAGGTTGCAGCGCAGTGCCAGCTCCCCCAGCGTCAGCGGCTGGTCGAGGTTGGCCTCGATATAGTCCACCAGTTGCCGACGCTGGTGCGGTGCCAGCCCGCCCTTGAGTTTCAGCCCCTGGCGCAGGCCGACCTGGTTGAGCACGGCATGGTCGATTATGTCGTGGGCCAGGCTGCTGGCCAGCAGGCGTTCGCCGGGTTCGGCCCAGTCCAGGCCGATCAGCTCGCGGAAACGCCGGGCCTGCTGAGGATCGTCGAGGAAGGTCGCTTCGCGCAGTTGCATTTCCCGGGGCTCGCGGTCCAGCAGGCGGGTGCAGCCGAGGGCGAACTGTTCCTCGCTGATGTACAAGTGGGCCAGACGGATCGTGCCGTTGATCACCCAGTTCGACTCGTGGCCGGCGGGCATCACGCACAGCTTGTCCGGCGCGCCGCGATCGCCAGGGCGCTGGCGGCGGAAGGTGCCGGTACCGTCGGCGATGTAGCAGGACAGCGTGTGATGGCTGGGCGCCTGGTAGTCGCGGGCATCGTCGCGGTTGCTCCACAAGGCCGCCGCCAGGCCGTCGCCCAGGTGCGCGCTCAGCTCCAGCCGGGCGTGGGGCGAGGCGTTGAGGGCGTTGAAGACCTGCAGGTGATCGAGTGGGGGCATGGGCGACTCCTCTGCCGGCCATCGTACTGCGGTGCGGGCGGGAAGGCAGCTGGTGGAAGAGGAAAAGCGCAAGTTTATGCAAGCGCCGGACTCAGGGCGCGGTAAAGACTCGTAGTCCTGGCGAGGGCGGCGCCCTCGATCGCTGGCAAGCCAGCTCCCACAAGGTGAAGGCATGTGCTGTTCCTGTGGGAGCTGGCTTGCCAGCGATGGGCCGCAAAGCGGCCCCAAGTCGACTGTCTGGAGGAATGCCTGTGAATCTGTCGCTCTACCTGCTCACCGTCCTGATCTGGGGCACCACCTGGATCGCCTTGAAACTGCAACTGGGCGAGGTCGCCATCCCGGTGTCGATCGTCTACCGCTTCGCCCTGGCCGGGTTGATCCTGTTCGCCTTCCTGCTGCTCACCCGCCGCCTGCAGCCGATGAACCGGCGCGGCCACCTGGTGTGCCTGGCCCAGGGCCTGTGCCTGTTCTGCGTCAACTTCATGTGCTTCCTCACCGCCAGCCAGTGGGTAGCTACCGGCTTGATCGCCGTGGTGTTCTCCACCGCCACCTTGTGGAACGCGATCAATGCGCGGTTGTTCTTCGGCCAACGGATTGCCGCCAACGTGTTGGCCGGCGGCGCCCTGGGCCTGCTCGGCCTGGGCTTGCTGTTCTGGCCGGAGCTTTCGCACCACACCGCCAGCCGCGAGACCTTGTACGGGCTGGGGCTGGGCCTGCTCGGCACGTTGTGTTTCTCGGCGGGCAACATGCTCTCCAGCGTGCAACAGAAGGCCGGGCTCAAGCCAATGACCACCAATGCCTGGGGCATGCTGTATGGCGCCTCGATGCTGGCGGTGTACTGCCTGGCCAGGGGCATTCCGTTCGACATGGAGTGGAACGCCCGCTACATCGGCTCGCTGCTGTACCTGGTGATACCGG
This sequence is a window from Pseudomonas maumuensis. Protein-coding genes within it:
- a CDS encoding DUF3325 domain-containing protein; translated protein: MLGVALMGFAGFAGLCLAMEKHFNDLLGRKPTGRQLRALKITGWALLLLSLILAVHGRGWALGLVEWIAVLMAGVTLWVFGLPYQPRLLLGAALASLVLGPLLAVLAV
- the fecA gene encoding TonB-dependent Fe(3+) dicitrate receptor FecA, producing the protein MPLRLSPLAYALILAAPFALAGEPRDYHIAPGTLEQALNQFGRESGALISFSPGLTQGLNSPGLEGQYEVGQGLDALLRGSGLQARQEVDNAYSLQPLPATGGNAAVELGASTVVGDWLAEARQDNVFEHPGARDVVRRDEFERSGASSAREVLNRIPGVNAPENNGTGSHDLALNFGIRGLNPRLASRSTVLMDGIPVPFAPYGQPQLSLAPISLGNMDAVDVVRGGGAVRYGPQNVGGIVNFVTRAIPEEATFKAAMQNQLSPSSSQDGLKNSANLLIGGTNASGLGGALLYSGTRGSDWREHSDTQIDDLMLKGKLQLDEANSLHAMAQYYEGEAEMPGGLSTADFDADPYQSTRLKDKFWGRRTLFNFGYDYKQDDRQFSVNSFFTKTLRSGYLDQGSFVSLSPREYWVRGIETRFSQGLALGESWHELGIGYRYVNEAGHELRYREPVNGALPTTASRNDRDTRGSTEAHAIYLDDRIDIGRWTITPGIRYEMIDSRQSNKLNGQQYQGSYNTALPALNVMYHLTDNWNLYANTEGSFGSVQYSQMPNRVSSGEVKPEKARTWEVGTRYDNGDLQAEIGAFLINFDNQYESNQTNDSVIARGETRHQGIETSVRYALDGLSPALAGFDVHAGYAFVDATIREDGPNKGNQVPFSSRHKGTLGIGYTEGPWQLNLDSSFQSSQYADNANTGSESADGSTGRIPGYMLVSTRAGYDFGPALSNLKVAVGVKNLFNREYYTRSFDDNNKGKYVGEPRTLYVQTSVAF
- a CDS encoding RNA polymerase sigma factor, whose amino-acid sequence is MSDSEAGGGRARFLQVFLAQRARMEALVSRRVGCRATASDLVQDLFLRFWRRPEVKVEALDTYLLRSASNLAIDYLRSEGSRDRAAEGLHEPDETHCAQAPEQALEVDHDLQRIEAALRALPERTRQIFLLSRIHGCTYGEIAKAMQLSQSAVEKHMMRALEACKASVAEPASPLRRPGSARR
- a CDS encoding DUF3649 domain-containing protein gives rise to the protein MKSKAAGLPLSYRLAVTSRSLAALLGGYLLASMASVCITLLAPMTQADATMTGMMLSFVFYLIAFIWCFACRSAWRAWLGMLLPSMVLGLINALAYWMNLP
- a CDS encoding glutathione peroxidase → MSAFHDLTLKALNGEDLPLAPFKGQVVLVVNVASKCGLTPQYASLEKLHQQYKGQGFNVLGLPCNQFAGQEPGSDKEIQDFCSLNYGVSFPLGAKLEVNGAQRHSLYRLLAGEGAEFPGDITWNFEKFLVGKDGRVLARFAPRTAPDDPTVVQAIEKALA
- a CDS encoding PepSY-associated TM helix domain-containing protein; the encoded protein is MKEGFRQAMAWLHTWTGLIFGWLLFAIFLTGTLSYFKDEISHWTQPEVQSHPLDPVTSLGLAQRYLETNASHASTWFIRLPSEREAALSVSWRDPNGGGRRGFTDKELDARTGEAVEARDSRGGEFFYRFHFQLQMPHPWGRWLSTFCAFIMLLGLVTGIITHKKIFKEFFTFRPGKGQRSWLDGHNAIGVLVLPFHLMISYSSLVIFMYMVMPASILASYGDSSGYFNDVFGRDEVPEAVAQAAPLAPLTELYAKVQEQAPGARMGYIQVHNPGDRNARVTFTRASADSVAYQRSAIWTFDGVSGELLRRGAPESAAMTTSFTFVGLHMGNFAGPWLRWLYFAFGVAGTAVIGTGLVMWLGKRQLKHAKSARMPGELRLVEVLNIASMSGLLLGVAAFFWANRLLPATLEGRADWEINGFFLAWGASLLHAMLRSGRRAWGEQLTLGALAFALLPLLNALTYDKGLDHSIAAGDWAMAGFDLTALATGLFLAWAAGKMLRAPKPATKRVPRAAKTVEAS
- a CDS encoding FecR domain-containing protein — its product is MNGTFSAQIAEQAVHWLIESQSADFDQHQALQHWLQADSEHQRAWAHIQQVNQRLRGVTAPVVHATLQAPPSPARRRALKVLLLAGVASAAGLGLQQHNPLPGLMADYRSPVGQRRRLTLDDGSQLHLNTRSAADVRFDGQQRRVRLQEGELLLEVQNDPRPLRLATAQGELRLESGRFDVRQFDGFSLVSVFSGSASVAGTPLLAGHQARFAMGGWQAIAPLDPNRAAWVDGMLVVSQMRLSDFLAELGRYRLGQLGCSESVADLRISGSYPLADSERILEMLEVTLPVKVRRFTRYWVSLEAASTG
- a CDS encoding sigma-70 family RNA polymerase sigma factor; this translates as MRTILTSSCALCAGVASVPSALSSTVEGLYIAHHSWLTGWLRRRLGCPQSAADLAQDTYVRLLQAREAPQLIEPRAFLTTVAKRVLCNHFRRQELERAYLEALAQVPEQVAPSEEDKALIFDTLLELDRLLDGLPALVKRAFLLAQVDGLGQGEIARELGISLATVKRYLHKAALRCYFAL